In Triticum urartu cultivar G1812 chromosome 6, Tu2.1, whole genome shotgun sequence, the following proteins share a genomic window:
- the LOC125513360 gene encoding uncharacterized protein LOC125513360, translating into MQQLRRAVGCPPGLVISSDACKGLENAVDKVFPECEYRECMRHLYQNFMKKFHGKVYTDHLYPAARGFTEHKFRWHMQKIFEADPSAIEYLEKHNNRIWYRCAFGVDSKVDNLTNNNSESFNKQIKDLKGLNLCELLDRIRELIMVKFNVRRHVGRYLAGIILPEVLKRLNALSKTIGPHKVAWNTEHEAEITLYDVKAYDQRHTVDLKQRTCSCRKFQVSGQPCIHALTFICSMRGAKIESFVDEYYSMAKFRAAYAGALPTMTDRTQWEQVDLGFLVYPPIQEKRPPGRPRVQRIRGFLEDPGRKVVKCKKCGRNGHFAKTCNLPPLVIAEPPPMEHTPTKRKRDATAAEEEVVEDDKPIANYRRQKTPVKKKTPAKKTTPVKEKTTPVKEKTTLIKKKTPAKKTTPVKKTPVKEKTTPVKKKTPVKKKKTPVKKKTPVKGKGKQIEGTGKEKTAGKKSKKLQFVTPSTNDAVLKPTLGTKKNLLYWLGG; encoded by the exons ATGCAGCAGCTGCGCAGGGCTGTAGGATGTCCACCAGGGCTAGTAATTTCCAGTGATGCTTGCAAGGGACTAGAAAATGCAGTTGACAAAGTATTCCCCGAGTGCGAATATAGGGAGTGTATGCGCCATTTATACCAAAATTTTATGAAAAAATTCCATGGTAAAGTGTACACAGACCATTTGTACCCAGCTGCTAGGGGATTCACAGAGCACAAGTTTAGATGGCATATGCAAAAGATATTTGAGGCTGATCCAAGTGCTATCGAGTACCTTGAGAAACACAACAATAGGATTTGGTATAGGTGTGCCTTTGGTGTGGATAGCAAGGTTGATAATCTCACTAACAACAATTCTGAAAGTTTTAACAAGCAGATCAAAGACTTGAAAGGGCTAAATTTGTGTGAGCTACTAGATAGGATTAGAGAGCTAATAATGGTGAAGTTCAATGTGAGGAGGCATGTTGGTAGGTATTTGGCCGGCATAATCTTGCCCGAGGTTCTCAAGAGGCTCAATGCACTCAGTAAAACAATTGGGCCCCATAAAGTGGCGTGGAATACCGAACATGAGGCAGAGATTACACTATATGATGTGAAAGCATATGACCAGAGGCACACTGTTGATCTAAAACAGAGAACATGCTCATGTCGGAAATTTCAAGTTTCTGGGCAGCCTTGCATTCATGCATTGACTTTCATTTGTTCAATGAGGGGCGCAAAGATTGAGTCCTTTGTTGATGAGTATTACAGCATGGCAAAATTTCGAGCTGCTTATGCTGGGGCACTGCCAACCATGACTGATAGGACACAATGGGAGCAAGTTGACCTTGGATTCCTTGTTTACCCACCTATACAAGAGAAAAGGCCACCTGGAAGGCCCAGGGTTCAAAGAATTAGAGGATTTCTTGAAGACCCAGGAAGAAAAGTGGTTAAATGCAAAAAATGTGGTCGAAATGGCCACTTTGCAAAAACTTGCAATCTCCCTCCTTTAGTTATTGCAGAACCACCACCAATGGAGCACACTCCTACTAAAAG AAAGAGAGATGCTACTGCAGCCGAGGAGGAAGTTGTGGAAGATGACAAACCTATAGCAAATTATAGAAG GCAGAAGACTCCGGTCAAGAAGAAGACGCCGGCTAAAAAGACGACACCGGTCAAGGAGAAGACGACGCCGGTCAAGGAGAAGACGACGCTGATCAAGAAGAAGACGCCAGCTAAAAAGACGACACCGGTCAAGAAGACGCCGGTCAAGGAGAAGACAACACCGGTCAAGAAGAAGACACCGGTCAAGAAGAAAAAGACGCCGGTCAAGAAGAAGACTCCAGTCAAGGGGAAAGGCAAGCAAATTGAAGGTACTGGAAAGGAGAAAACTGCAGGGAAAAAGAGCAAAAAACTGCAGTTTGTTACACCATCTACCAATGATGCTGTTCTCAAGCCAACTCTAGGAACCAAGAAAAATCTGCTTTATTGGCTTGGGGGATGA